A single genomic interval of Lynx canadensis isolate LIC74 chromosome A2, mLynCan4.pri.v2, whole genome shotgun sequence harbors:
- the TAS2R38 gene encoding taste receptor type 2 member 38, whose product MLALTPVITVSYEVKSAFLFLSILEFTVGVLANAFIFLVNFWDVVRKQPLSNCDLILLSLSLTRLFLHGLLFLDAIQLTYFQRMKDPLSLSYQTIIVLWMITNQVGLWLTTCLSLLYCSKIARFSHTLLHYAASWVSRKVPQMLLGAMLFSCICTAICLGDFFSRSGFTFTTMLFVNNTELNLQIAKLSFYHSFIFCTLVSIPSLLFFLVSSGVLIVSLGRHMRTMRAKTKDSRDPSLEAHIKALRSLVSFLCLYVVSFCAALVSVPLLMLWHNKIGVMICVGILAACPSIHAAILISGNAKLRRAVETILLWVQNSLKIGADHKADPRTPDLC is encoded by the coding sequence ATGTTGGCTCTGACTCCTGTCATAACTGTGTCCTATGAAGTCAAGAGTGCATTTCTATTCCTTTCAATCCTGGAATTTACAGTGGGGGTCCTGGCCAATGCCTTCATTTTCCTGGTGAATTTTTGGGATGTGGTGAGGAAGCAGCCACTGAGCAACTGTGATCTTATTCTTCTGAGTCTCAGCCTCACCCGGCTTTTCCTGCACGGGCTGCTGTTTCTGGATGCCATCCAGCTTACATACTTCCAGAGGATGAAAGATCCGCTGAGCCTCAGCTACCAGACCATCATCGTGCTCTGGATGATCACAAACCAAGTTGGGCTCTGGCTCACCACCTGCCTCAGTCTTCTCTACTGCTCCAAGATCGCCCGTTTCTCTCACACCCTCCTGCACTATGCGGCAAGCTGGGTCTCCCGGAAGGTCCCCCAGATGCTCCTGGGTGCAATGCTTTTCTCTTGTATCTGCACCGCCATCTGTTTGGGGGACTTTTTTAGTAGATCTGGCTTCACATTCACAACTATGCTATTCGTGAATAATACAGAACTCAATTTGCAAATTGCAAAACTCAGTTTCTATCACTCCTTCATCTTCTGCACACTGGTGTCCATCCCGTCGTTgttattttttctggtttcttctggGGTGCTGATTGTCTCCCTGGGGAGGCACATGAGGACAATGAGggccaaaaccaaagactcccGCGACCCCAGCCTGGAAGCCCATATCAAAGCCCTCAGATctcttgtctcctttctctgcctctatgTGGTGTCATTCTGTGCTGCCCTCGTTTCAGTGCCTTTACTGATGCTGTGGCACAACAAGATCGGGGTAATGATCTGTGTGGGGATCCTAGCAGCTTGTCCCTCGATACATGCAGCAATCCTGATCTCAGGCAATGCCAAGCTGAGGAGAGCTGTGGAGACCATTCTACTCTGGGTTCAGAACAGCCTAAAGATAGGGGCAGACCACAAGGCAGACCCCAGGACTCCAGACCTATGTTGA